In Sphingomonas psychrotolerans, the following proteins share a genomic window:
- a CDS encoding winged helix-turn-helix domain-containing protein → MKQVFSAAEARRIALHAQGFGKARPSAGIGPAHLARVIGRVQLHQIDSVNVLTRAHYLPLFSRLGAYPRDLLDQLAWGKPRRLFEYWAHEASLLPLELHPLLRWRMGRAERGETIWGGMRRWAGEQRGEAEALLARIEAEGPLAASDIAETRGTGGWWGWSDTKSALEWLFWAGRITTATRRGSFERVYDLPERVLPVAVLAQPTPADADAHRALLARAAAAFGIATAGDLRDYFRQKPADALPRIAELVEEGTLLPVQVRGWSQQAYLHRDATLPRRVAGQALLAPFDPLIWERSRAERLFGIRYRLEIYTPAEKRVHGYYVLPFLLGERIVARVDLKADRKAGRLVVQSAHSEPGAPDAAPARLMEELERMAGWLALDGVEITGRGDMAAAMLAVQGVRCTEA, encoded by the coding sequence TTGAAGCAAGTCTTTTCTGCGGCCGAAGCGCGCCGGATCGCACTCCATGCCCAAGGCTTTGGCAAAGCGCGCCCATCAGCCGGGATCGGGCCTGCGCATCTCGCCAGGGTGATCGGCCGCGTCCAGCTACACCAGATCGACAGCGTCAACGTGCTGACGCGCGCGCATTATCTGCCGCTCTTCTCGCGGCTGGGCGCCTATCCGCGCGATCTGCTGGACCAGCTGGCCTGGGGCAAGCCCCGCCGCCTCTTCGAATATTGGGCGCATGAGGCCTCGCTCTTGCCGCTCGAACTCCACCCGCTGCTGCGTTGGCGAATGGGGCGCGCCGAGCGCGGCGAGACGATCTGGGGTGGCATGAGACGGTGGGCGGGCGAACAACGTGGCGAGGCCGAGGCACTGCTCGCCCGGATCGAGGCCGAGGGGCCGCTGGCCGCTTCCGATATCGCCGAGACCCGCGGCACCGGCGGCTGGTGGGGCTGGAGCGATACCAAGAGCGCGCTCGAATGGCTGTTCTGGGCGGGGCGCATCACCACGGCGACACGGCGGGGCAGCTTCGAACGCGTCTATGATCTGCCCGAGCGCGTCCTTCCCGTCGCCGTGCTTGCGCAGCCCACCCCCGCCGATGCCGATGCGCATCGGGCGCTCCTCGCGCGTGCGGCCGCCGCGTTCGGCATCGCCACCGCGGGCGATCTGCGCGACTATTTCCGCCAGAAGCCCGCCGACGCGCTTCCGCGGATCGCCGAGCTGGTGGAAGAGGGGACGCTGCTGCCGGTGCAGGTTCGCGGCTGGAGCCAGCAGGCCTATCTGCACAGGGATGCCACGCTGCCGCGCCGCGTGGCCGGTCAGGCGCTGCTCGCCCCGTTCGACCCGTTGATCTGGGAACGCAGCCGCGCGGAACGGCTGTTCGGCATCCGCTATCGCCTCGAAATCTACACGCCGGCCGAGAAGCGCGTGCACGGTTATTATGTCCTGCCTTTCCTGTTGGGCGAGCGGATCGTCGCGCGCGTGGACCTCAAGGCCGATCGCAAAGCAGGCCGTCTCGTCGTCCAGAGCGCCCATTCTGAGCCCGGTGCACCGGACGCGGCGCCGGCGCGTTTGATGGAGGAGCTCGAACGCATGGCGGGTTGGCTCGCCCTCGACGGTGTCGAGATCACCGGCCGCGGCGATATGGCCGCGGCGATGCTCGCGGTTCAGGGTGTCCGGTGTACTGAGGCGTAG
- a CDS encoding oxygenase MpaB family protein: protein MSPASRAARTFKSALIGQVRAVFNDQSRGEKPVVRSPDGLFGPQSTVWRVHGDVTTMMVGGVAALLLQMLHPAVLAGVWDHSSFRGDMLGRLRRTARFIAVTSYGSREDAEAIIAKVRDVHTRVRGILPDGTPYTADDPRLLAWVHVTEAVSFLDAWRRYAEPGMSLRDQDRYFAEFARIAEALGADTIPRSRAGADALIDAMRRELVADERTREVARLVLSQPAPNLAMKPFQALTFQAAVDLLPTWARRMHGLAGPGLAAPVVRFGTSGIASTLRWAFR, encoded by the coding sequence ATGAGTCCCGCCAGCCGAGCCGCCCGCACCTTCAAATCCGCGCTGATCGGACAGGTGCGCGCGGTGTTCAACGATCAGAGCCGCGGCGAGAAACCGGTGGTGCGCAGTCCCGATGGACTGTTCGGTCCGCAATCAACGGTGTGGCGCGTGCATGGCGATGTCACGACGATGATGGTCGGCGGAGTCGCGGCGCTGCTGCTCCAGATGCTCCACCCCGCAGTGCTTGCCGGCGTCTGGGATCATTCGAGCTTCCGCGGCGACATGCTCGGCCGGCTGCGTCGTACCGCGCGCTTCATCGCGGTCACCAGCTATGGCTCGCGCGAAGACGCCGAAGCGATCATCGCCAAGGTTCGCGACGTCCACACCCGGGTGCGCGGCATCCTGCCCGACGGCACGCCTTACACTGCGGACGATCCCCGCTTGCTGGCCTGGGTGCACGTCACCGAAGCAGTGAGCTTCCTCGACGCCTGGCGCCGTTATGCCGAGCCCGGCATGTCGCTGCGCGATCAGGACCGCTATTTCGCCGAGTTCGCGCGCATTGCCGAGGCACTGGGTGCGGATACGATCCCCCGCAGTCGCGCCGGGGCCGACGCCCTGATCGACGCCATGCGGCGCGAACTCGTCGCCGACGAACGCACCCGCGAAGTCGCCCGGCTCGTGCTTTCGCAGCCGGCGCCCAATCTGGCGATGAAGCCGTTTCAGGCGCTGACCTTTCAGGCGGCGGTCGATCTGCTACCCACCTGGGCACGCCGGATGCACGGTCTCGCGGGTCCCGGTCTTGCGGCGCCGGTCGTCCGGTTCGGCACAAGCGGGATCGCGAGCACGCTGCGCTGGGCGTTCCGATAG
- the ppc gene encoding phosphoenolpyruvate carboxylase, with amino-acid sequence MASLAIANNPDIRFLGRLLGDVIRAYGGEELFKRIEYIRATSVDRHRGVAGAGAIDSGLDRLSLDETLDFVRGFMLFSMLANLAEDRQGVETEAEADMGSALVRLREHGIGHDVVMALLEHALVAPVLTAHPTEVRRKSMIDHKNRIAELMALKDRGVEETEDGDKVEEAILRQIALLWQTRVLRREKLGVADEVETALSYLRDVFLPVLPALYARWDRALGERAPSFLRAGSWIGGDRDGNPFVTADSMKLALARSAETVLAYYMESVHALGAELSISTEHTRVSDAVLKLAEASRDAGRSREDEPYRRALTGIYARLSATHQKLTGKPAARPAPLQAEPYAEPTQLREELASIARGLAAEGDGPLASGGALGRLIRAVETFGFHLATLDMRQNSAVHERAVAELLKAAGACDDYAALSEEARVKLLRHELESPRPLTSPYAQYSEETASELAIVRAAAEAHAKYGRQCITHYIVSMAQSVSDLLEVHVLLKEAGLYIPGAQPQAHIMAIPLFETIADLEGAPAIMAAWLDLPEVAAIAAKRGHQEVMIGYSDSNKDGGYLTSTWQLSRGSTALKPVFEKANLAMQLFHGRGGAVGRGGGSSFAAILAQPPGTVQGRIRITEQGEVIAAKYGTRASAMTNLEAMASATLLASLEPEQLAPADAERFAAAMDELSATAFKAYRGLVYGTEGFTTYFRQATPIAEIAGLKIGSRPASRKKSDAIEDLRAIPWVFSWAQARVMLPGWYGVGAAIEAFVDKGLLREMATGWPLFASTLANMEMVLAKSDMDIAQHYAALVEDGDLRDAIFSRIHDGWKTTHDGLLTVTRQTRLLEKHPGLETSIRLRTPYIEPLNLLQIELLKRHRAGEEDARIGEGILLSINAIATALRNSG; translated from the coding sequence ATGGCAAGTCTCGCGATCGCAAACAATCCCGACATCCGCTTTCTGGGTCGGCTTCTCGGTGACGTGATCCGCGCTTATGGCGGCGAAGAGCTGTTCAAGCGCATCGAATATATCCGCGCCACCTCGGTCGACCGGCATCGCGGCGTCGCCGGCGCAGGCGCGATCGATTCGGGGCTCGACCGGCTGAGCCTCGACGAGACGCTCGATTTCGTCCGCGGCTTCATGCTCTTCTCGATGCTCGCCAACCTCGCCGAAGACCGTCAGGGCGTCGAGACCGAGGCAGAGGCCGACATGGGGTCGGCGCTGGTGCGGTTGCGGGAGCATGGTATCGGCCACGATGTAGTCATGGCCCTCCTCGAGCATGCGCTGGTCGCCCCGGTTTTGACCGCACATCCCACCGAAGTGCGCCGCAAATCGATGATCGACCACAAGAACCGCATCGCCGAGCTGATGGCGCTCAAGGATCGCGGAGTCGAGGAGACCGAGGACGGCGACAAGGTCGAGGAGGCGATCCTGCGCCAGATCGCCTTGCTCTGGCAGACCCGCGTCCTGCGCCGCGAGAAACTGGGCGTCGCCGACGAAGTCGAGACGGCACTCTCGTATCTGCGCGACGTGTTCCTGCCCGTCCTCCCGGCGCTCTATGCCCGCTGGGACCGCGCGCTGGGCGAACGCGCGCCCAGCTTCCTGCGCGCGGGCAGCTGGATCGGCGGCGACCGCGACGGCAACCCCTTCGTCACGGCCGACTCGATGAAACTGGCGCTGGCGCGCTCGGCCGAGACGGTGCTCGCTTATTACATGGAATCGGTCCACGCGCTCGGCGCCGAGCTGTCGATCTCGACCGAACACACCAGGGTGAGCGACGCCGTCCTCAAGCTCGCCGAGGCCAGCCGCGACGCCGGCCGCAGCCGCGAGGACGAACCCTATCGCCGCGCGCTCACCGGCATCTATGCGCGGCTTTCGGCAACGCATCAGAAGCTCACCGGCAAGCCTGCCGCCCGGCCGGCCCCGCTTCAGGCCGAACCCTATGCCGAGCCGACGCAGTTGCGCGAGGAGCTGGCCTCGATCGCGCGCGGGCTGGCGGCCGAGGGCGACGGACCGCTGGCGAGCGGCGGCGCGCTCGGCCGGCTGATCCGCGCGGTCGAGACGTTCGGTTTCCATCTCGCCACCCTCGACATGCGCCAGAACAGCGCGGTGCACGAGCGCGCCGTCGCCGAATTGCTCAAGGCCGCAGGCGCGTGCGACGATTATGCCGCATTGTCCGAGGAGGCACGGGTAAAGCTGCTTCGCCACGAGCTGGAGAGCCCGCGCCCGCTCACCAGCCCTTATGCCCAATATTCGGAAGAGACCGCGTCAGAGCTCGCCATCGTCCGCGCCGCCGCCGAGGCGCATGCGAAATACGGCCGCCAGTGCATCACCCATTATATCGTCTCGATGGCGCAATCGGTGTCTGACCTGCTTGAGGTCCATGTGCTGCTCAAGGAAGCGGGGCTGTACATCCCCGGCGCGCAGCCGCAGGCGCACATCATGGCGATCCCCCTGTTCGAGACGATCGCCGATCTCGAGGGCGCGCCGGCGATCATGGCGGCGTGGCTCGACCTGCCCGAAGTGGCCGCGATCGCGGCGAAGCGCGGGCATCAGGAAGTGATGATCGGCTATTCCGATTCGAACAAGGACGGGGGGTATCTCACCTCGACCTGGCAGCTCTCGCGCGGATCGACTGCGCTCAAGCCGGTATTCGAGAAAGCCAATCTCGCGATGCAATTGTTCCATGGCCGCGGCGGCGCGGTCGGGCGCGGCGGCGGATCGAGCTTTGCGGCGATCCTCGCCCAGCCGCCGGGCACCGTGCAGGGCCGCATCCGCATCACCGAGCAGGGCGAAGTGATCGCCGCCAAATACGGCACCCGCGCGAGCGCGATGACCAATCTCGAGGCGATGGCGTCGGCGACCCTGCTCGCCAGCCTCGAGCCCGAACAGCTCGCGCCAGCCGATGCGGAGCGCTTCGCCGCGGCGATGGACGAACTCTCGGCAACCGCGTTCAAGGCCTATCGCGGGCTGGTCTACGGGACCGAAGGCTTCACCACCTATTTCCGCCAGGCAACGCCGATCGCCGAGATCGCCGGGCTCAAGATCGGCTCACGCCCGGCCAGCCGCAAGAAATCGGACGCGATCGAGGATCTGCGCGCGATCCCCTGGGTGTTCAGCTGGGCGCAGGCGCGGGTGATGCTGCCGGGCTGGTATGGCGTCGGCGCGGCGATCGAGGCGTTCGTCGACAAGGGGCTGCTGCGCGAGATGGCGACGGGCTGGCCGCTCTTCGCCTCGACCCTGGCGAATATGGAGATGGTGCTCGCCAAGTCCGACATGGACATCGCGCAGCATTATGCCGCCCTGGTCGAAGACGGGGACCTGCGCGACGCGATCTTCAGCCGCATTCACGACGGGTGGAAGACGACCCATGACGGGCTACTGACCGTGACTCGCCAGACCCGCCTGCTCGAGAAGCATCCGGGGCTGGAGACGTCGATCCGGCTGCGCACGCCGTATATCGAGCCGCTCAACCTGCTCCAGATCGAATTGCTCAAGCGCCACCGCGCGGGCGAGGAAGACGCGCGCATCGGCGAAGGCATCCTGCTGTCGATCAACGCGATCGCCACGGCACTGCGCAACAGCGGGTAA
- a CDS encoding acyl-CoA thioesterase codes for MTPYTTTITAGPEDIDILGHVNNAVWVKWIQDVAVAHWHAIAAPGHHDAYIWVITRHEIDYRGSVLEGETVTAETWVQEPPRGARFNRYMKFTGADGKVRVEAKTTWAILDRATGRLVRVPPEVAAPFLE; via the coding sequence ATGACGCCCTACACCACCACGATCACCGCGGGCCCCGAGGACATCGACATCCTCGGCCACGTCAACAATGCCGTATGGGTCAAGTGGATCCAGGACGTCGCGGTGGCGCATTGGCACGCGATCGCCGCTCCCGGGCATCACGACGCCTATATCTGGGTGATCACGCGCCACGAGATCGATTATCGCGGCAGTGTCCTCGAAGGCGAGACGGTGACCGCCGAGACCTGGGTGCAGGAGCCGCCGCGCGGCGCGCGGTTCAATCGCTACATGAAATTCACCGGCGCCGACGGCAAGGTCCGCGTCGAGGCGAAGACCACCTGGGCGATCCTCGATCGCGCCACCGGACGATTGGTGCGCGTGCCGCCGGAAGTGGCGGCGCCGTTTCTCGAATAG
- a CDS encoding MliC family protein: MRLTLPLLLTLAACSSQPAENATTPGNAAVPGNDVAALPADTPAPAPAPEPSASPAPLNPPAPGQPGGLDDDRTPVSEAPFTEDSAQGAANVVQTYYALLGEGKYGQAYRLWEPGGAGMDARAFAASFGRYSEYHANIGAPGRIDAGAGQRYVTVPVQVYGRLKQGAREFNMRGSVTLHRTADIDGATADQRRWRIRSTDIKPRPEIAPSPRPTEDNRSTARYRCMDGSRLVARFDPDKDRVTVSRGGKVLATLRGQRVASGILYAAGGYELRGKGSDISFTAPGLPPIACTAIR, translated from the coding sequence ATGCGCCTGACTCTGCCGTTGCTCCTCACGCTTGCCGCTTGTTCGTCCCAGCCCGCCGAAAATGCCACGACCCCCGGCAATGCGGCCGTGCCCGGAAACGACGTGGCTGCGCTCCCCGCGGACACGCCGGCCCCGGCGCCGGCCCCGGAGCCTTCGGCAAGTCCGGCGCCGCTCAATCCGCCGGCGCCGGGCCAGCCGGGCGGACTTGACGACGACAGAACCCCGGTCAGCGAAGCCCCGTTCACCGAAGACAGCGCGCAGGGCGCGGCCAATGTCGTGCAGACCTATTATGCGCTGCTCGGCGAAGGCAAATACGGCCAGGCGTATCGGCTATGGGAGCCGGGAGGCGCCGGCATGGACGCCCGCGCGTTCGCCGCGAGCTTTGGCCGCTATTCCGAATATCACGCCAATATCGGCGCGCCGGGCCGGATCGATGCCGGCGCGGGGCAGCGCTACGTGACCGTGCCGGTGCAGGTCTATGGCCGGCTCAAACAGGGCGCGCGCGAATTCAACATGCGCGGCTCGGTGACGCTCCATCGTACCGCCGACATCGACGGCGCTACCGCAGACCAACGCCGCTGGCGCATCCGCAGCACCGACATCAAGCCGCGGCCCGAGATAGCGCCCTCGCCGCGGCCGACCGAGGACAATCGCTCGACCGCGCGCTATCGCTGCATGGACGGTTCGCGCCTCGTCGCCCGGTTCGACCCCGACAAGGATCGCGTCACCGTCTCGCGCGGCGGCAAGGTACTGGCGACCCTGCGGGGCCAGCGTGTCGCCTCCGGAATCCTGTATGCGGCGGGCGGATACGAGCTGCGCGGCAAAGGCAGCGACATCAGCTTCACTGCGCCCGGCCTGCCGCCGATCGCCTGCACCGCGATCCGCTGA
- a CDS encoding ExbD/TolR family protein translates to MVKAARVPEPVPFSAINVTPFIDVMLVLLIVMILSIPIATHKVPIDLPSGPGLIVEERPHQLGIDRGGALFWDGRRIADAELPGLLETMQRDTAAVLHMNTDPDARYDRFDGVLAVVKRAGVERLGFVGNRPLPD, encoded by the coding sequence ATGGTCAAGGCCGCGCGTGTCCCCGAGCCCGTTCCGTTCAGCGCGATCAACGTGACGCCGTTCATCGATGTGATGCTGGTGCTGCTGATCGTGATGATCCTCAGCATTCCGATCGCCACGCACAAGGTGCCCATCGACTTGCCCAGCGGCCCGGGGCTGATCGTTGAAGAGCGGCCGCACCAGCTCGGCATCGATCGCGGCGGAGCACTGTTCTGGGATGGCCGCCGGATCGCCGACGCCGAACTGCCGGGGCTGCTGGAGACGATGCAGCGCGACACGGCGGCGGTGCTCCACATGAACACCGATCCCGATGCGCGTTACGACCGGTTCGACGGCGTGCTGGCGGTGGTCAAGCGCGCCGGAGTCGAACGGCTCGGCTTCGTCGGCAATCGTCCTCTCCCGGACTGA
- a CDS encoding YdeI/OmpD-associated family protein gives MPQDPRVDTYIAGRAEFARPILSWMRARVHAACPDVEESIKWSMPAFLYKGRSLANMAAFKAHASFGFWDRQALATGKEGEAMGQYGRIESLDDLPAAEMFETQVRDAVARIDGGQKPVRAAKAPKPELPVPPELAEALAGDPKATETFTGFPPGCRREYCEWIAEAKRPETKAKRVADAVEWLREGKRRNWKYESC, from the coding sequence ATGCCGCAGGATCCGCGCGTCGACACCTATATCGCCGGCCGGGCCGAATTCGCCCGGCCGATCCTGAGCTGGATGCGCGCGCGCGTCCACGCCGCCTGCCCCGATGTGGAGGAATCGATTAAATGGTCGATGCCGGCCTTCCTCTACAAAGGCCGGTCGCTGGCCAATATGGCTGCGTTCAAGGCGCATGCGAGCTTCGGCTTCTGGGATCGGCAGGCGCTCGCGACGGGCAAGGAAGGCGAGGCGATGGGCCAATATGGCCGGATCGAGAGCCTCGACGATCTGCCCGCGGCGGAGATGTTCGAGACGCAGGTGCGCGACGCAGTGGCGCGGATCGATGGGGGGCAGAAGCCCGTCCGCGCCGCGAAAGCGCCGAAGCCCGAGCTCCCGGTGCCGCCCGAGCTGGCCGAGGCGCTGGCCGGCGATCCGAAGGCGACGGAGACCTTCACTGGCTTTCCGCCGGGCTGCCGCCGCGAATATTGCGAATGGATCGCCGAGGCAAAGCGGCCCGAGACAAAGGCGAAGCGCGTCGCCGACGCAGTCGAATGGCTGCGCGAAGGCAAGCGCCGCAACTGGAAATACGAGAGTTGCTGA
- a CDS encoding DNA primase yields MGGNQVTPHPTDNWSAEGYDEAQGAEIIEATQDGPSNGTILTDIPLGLDDPDAVASEDELTMVDGEIGEEDDDADLADDDMREDEIQADLDDEDVDEEDLDEELDDGDDTALAP; encoded by the coding sequence ATGGGCGGCAATCAGGTTACCCCGCATCCCACCGACAATTGGTCCGCGGAAGGCTATGACGAGGCGCAGGGCGCCGAAATCATCGAAGCCACGCAGGACGGGCCGAGCAACGGCACGATCCTGACCGACATTCCGCTCGGGCTCGACGACCCGGACGCAGTCGCCAGCGAAGACGAATTGACCATGGTCGATGGCGAGATCGGCGAAGAGGATGACGACGCCGACCTTGCCGACGACGATATGCGCGAGGACGAGATCCAGGCCGATCTCGACGACGAGGATGTCGACGAGGAGGATCTGGACGAGGAACTCGACGACGGCGACGATACCGCGCTTGCCCCCTGA
- a CDS encoding multidrug effflux MFS transporter: MSEPHLSTQSVNRAPLAFGEFVALIAAMMALTALGIDSMLPALPAIGDSLGVTEPNHRQFVITAFLLGFAFAQLIYGPLSDRFGRRPVLVIALVSYVFTSALAAISGSFELLLVARAAMGASAAGARVVTVALVRDCFAGRAMARVMSLAFIVFMAAPVFAPAFGQGVLAAGGSWRMIFWGVAVVSALVVAWFWLRMPETLAPGSRQSLQPSRIAADYALVMRDRGAVGYTIAAALLSGGLFGFIGSVQQIMEVVFGRPELLTLVFAAVAGTMAIGSFLNSRIVMRVGTRRISHTALSALILFAAIHLAIAFSGHETLWTFAILQALMMASFGLATSNFSAMAMERMGEIAGTASSLQGFVSTLGGALIGAQIGQSFDGTTVPLYTGFLAMGVLALVAVAVAEKGRLFRPS; encoded by the coding sequence ATGTCCGAGCCGCATCTGTCGACCCAGTCCGTCAATCGCGCGCCGCTGGCGTTCGGCGAATTCGTCGCGCTGATCGCCGCGATGATGGCGCTGACGGCGCTCGGGATCGATTCGATGCTCCCCGCGCTGCCGGCGATCGGCGACAGCCTCGGCGTCACCGAGCCCAATCACCGCCAGTTCGTGATCACTGCCTTCCTGCTCGGCTTCGCCTTCGCCCAGCTGATCTACGGCCCCTTGTCGGATCGGTTCGGTCGGCGGCCGGTGCTGGTCATCGCGCTGGTAAGCTATGTCTTCACCAGCGCGTTGGCGGCGATCTCGGGCAGCTTCGAGCTGCTGCTGGTCGCGCGCGCGGCGATGGGCGCGTCGGCCGCGGGCGCGCGGGTGGTGACGGTGGCTTTGGTCCGCGATTGCTTCGCCGGCCGCGCAATGGCGCGGGTGATGAGCCTCGCCTTCATCGTGTTCATGGCGGCGCCGGTATTCGCCCCCGCCTTCGGTCAGGGTGTGCTCGCCGCGGGCGGATCGTGGCGGATGATCTTCTGGGGCGTCGCGGTGGTTTCGGCGCTGGTGGTGGCATGGTTCTGGCTGCGCATGCCCGAAACGCTCGCCCCGGGCTCTCGCCAGAGCCTGCAGCCGAGCCGGATCGCTGCCGATTACGCGCTGGTGATGCGCGATCGCGGCGCGGTGGGCTATACGATCGCCGCGGCGTTGCTCTCCGGCGGGCTGTTCGGCTTCATCGGATCGGTGCAGCAGATCATGGAAGTCGTATTCGGCCGGCCCGAATTGCTCACTTTGGTGTTCGCCGCGGTGGCGGGCACGATGGCGATCGGGTCGTTCCTCAATTCGCGGATCGTGATGCGAGTCGGCACGCGGCGAATCTCGCACACCGCGCTTTCGGCGCTGATCCTGTTCGCCGCGATCCACCTCGCCATCGCCTTTTCGGGGCACGAGACCTTGTGGACCTTCGCGATCCTCCAGGCGCTGATGATGGCGAGCTTCGGCCTCGCCACCTCGAATTTCTCGGCGATGGCGATGGAGCGGATGGGCGAGATCGCCGGAACCGCCTCGAGCCTGCAGGGCTTCGTCTCGACTCTGGGCGGGGCGCTGATCGGCGCGCAGATCGGCCAGTCGTTCGACGGCACCACCGTGCCGCTCTACACCGGCTTCCTCGCAATGGGTGTGCTCGCCCTCGTCGCAGTCGCCGTCGCCGAGAAGGGCCGGCTTTTTCGGCCGAGCTGA
- a CDS encoding isopenicillin N synthase family dioxygenase — protein sequence MLDTLAEIPALSLGRQQSDPDGFAEEFGRSFQRFGFAVVRDHGIPDALIERAWAMTRAFFDLPEEQKRGYFVEGGGGARGYTPFKTEIAKGASHVDLKEFWHVGRQLAEGHRFAAQMPANIWPDRPEGFRETFLELFQAFDDAGDKLLSAIARYLGLAPDWFDPAVKDGNSVLRLLHYPPVAADAPEVRAGAHEDINLITLLLGAEEAGLELLDRDGKWMAVKPPEGAMVVNVGDMLQRLTNHVLPSTTHRVVNPPPERRGNSRYSMPFFLHPAPDFLIETLPGCIGDERPNRYPVPISSHDYLHERLVEIGLIKK from the coding sequence ATGCTCGACACTCTCGCGGAGATCCCGGCGCTTTCGCTTGGGCGCCAGCAATCCGATCCCGACGGCTTCGCCGAGGAATTCGGCCGTTCCTTCCAGCGCTTCGGCTTTGCGGTGGTGCGCGATCACGGCATCCCCGACGCGCTGATCGAGCGCGCCTGGGCGATGACCAGGGCGTTCTTCGACCTGCCCGAGGAGCAGAAGCGCGGCTATTTCGTCGAGGGCGGCGGCGGCGCGCGCGGCTACACGCCGTTCAAGACCGAGATCGCCAAGGGCGCCAGCCATGTCGACCTCAAGGAATTCTGGCATGTCGGCCGCCAGCTGGCCGAGGGCCACCGTTTCGCCGCGCAGATGCCGGCGAACATCTGGCCCGATCGGCCCGAAGGCTTTCGCGAAACCTTTCTCGAGCTGTTCCAGGCGTTCGACGATGCCGGCGACAAATTGCTCTCGGCGATCGCGCGCTATCTCGGGCTGGCGCCCGACTGGTTCGACCCCGCGGTCAAGGACGGCAATTCGGTGCTGCGCCTGCTCCATTACCCCCCGGTCGCCGCCGACGCGCCCGAGGTCCGCGCCGGCGCGCACGAGGACATCAATCTGATCACCTTGCTGCTCGGCGCCGAGGAAGCCGGGCTCGAACTGCTCGACCGCGACGGCAAATGGATGGCCGTAAAGCCGCCCGAAGGCGCGATGGTGGTCAATGTCGGCGACATGCTCCAGCGGCTGACCAACCACGTATTGCCCTCGACTACGCACCGCGTGGTCAATCCGCCGCCCGAACGCCGCGGCAATTCGCGTTACTCGATGCCGTTCTTCCTTCATCCGGCGCCCGATTTCCTGATCGAGACGCTGCCGGGGTGCATCGGCGACGAACGGCCGAACCGGTATCCGGTGCCGATCAGTTCGCACGATTATCTCCACGAACGGCTCGTCGAGATCGGGCTGATCAAGAAGTAA